GAGAAAAGCACGTCCCTTTTGCAGGACAACAAATACACCTTCATCGTCGACCCGAGGGCAAACAAAACCGAAATAAAAGAGGCCGTGGAAAAGATCTTCAAGGTCAAGGTGGAAAAGGTCAACACCATGCGGGTGAAGGGCCGGATCAAGAGGGTTCGCAACATACCCGGCAAGACGCCCGACTATAAAAAAGCCATCGTTAAACTGAGACAGGGCGACAAGATAGAGCTCTTCGAAGGCATGTAGTCTGTTTTTACAAAAGGAGGTGTTCCCCCTGTGGCTATAAAAAAGTTCAAGCCGACTTCACCCGGCCGCCGCTTCGTAACCGTTTCGGATTTTGAGGAGATAACCAGAACGGAGCCGGAGAAATCGCTGGTCGAGCCTCTGAAGAAGAGCGGCGGAAGAAACGCCCAGGGCAGGATAACGGTCAGGCACCGCGGCGGCGGTCACAAGCGCCTGTACCGGATAATAGATTTCAAGCGCGACAAGGACGGCATA
The window above is part of the Pelotomaculum thermopropionicum SI genome. Proteins encoded here:
- the RplW gene encoding ribosomal protein L23, which encodes MKDPRDILRKPVVTEKSTSLLQDNKYTFIVDPRANKTEIKEAVEKIFKVKVEKVNTMRVKGRIKRVRNIPGKTPDYKKAIVKLRQGDKIELFEGM